One region of Halomonas huangheensis genomic DNA includes:
- a CDS encoding glycosyltransferase: MRTLIVVRSLKMGGMERVAVNLADAFAATGHESHLVSFREVKQSLAPERDDVRVHRLPLTRYARLTVVGYLFEMLARLLLNPFLERSLFLGSGLMGGVVFRWWLKRFERRYGKVDRIIFRGQGTFELVWSFRDSRARYVLENIFHSPTASWRRRLFARCLYHRRDLVAVSDGVARSVHQAMPLWRFSPRSMEVIPNPCPVESIRKHMLVDEPKLPRTPYLVNVARLAPAKDHELLLQAYAASGLELPMVVVGDGQQLNCLQQLAVSLGIEDRVVFAGSQQNPYPWMRNARLFVLSSRFEGMGIVLFEALACDTPVLSVDCPGGVRQILKGELESSIVEREVEALAAGMRQAVQGPKPRVREEWLEDFLPPRIVSAFLAS; this comes from the coding sequence GTGAGAACGCTGATCGTCGTACGCTCCCTGAAAATGGGAGGCATGGAGCGAGTCGCCGTCAACCTGGCGGATGCGTTCGCTGCCACAGGTCACGAGAGCCATCTGGTCAGCTTCCGCGAGGTCAAACAGTCGCTGGCACCGGAGCGCGATGATGTCAGGGTGCATCGTCTGCCACTCACACGATATGCGCGCCTTACGGTGGTGGGCTATCTATTCGAGATGCTGGCGCGCCTACTGCTCAACCCTTTCCTGGAACGGTCATTGTTTCTGGGCTCCGGCTTGATGGGGGGCGTTGTGTTCCGCTGGTGGCTCAAGCGCTTCGAGCGCCGGTATGGCAAGGTGGACCGCATCATATTCCGTGGCCAGGGAACCTTCGAACTGGTCTGGAGTTTCCGTGATTCCAGGGCTCGTTACGTGCTGGAGAATATCTTCCATAGTCCGACTGCCAGCTGGCGTCGGCGCTTGTTCGCGCGTTGCCTCTATCATCGGCGCGATCTGGTTGCGGTCTCCGACGGTGTGGCGCGAAGTGTGCATCAGGCAATGCCGTTGTGGCGGTTTTCGCCTCGCTCCATGGAAGTGATCCCCAATCCTTGTCCGGTCGAGAGCATCCGCAAACATATGCTGGTGGATGAGCCGAAATTGCCCAGGACACCCTATCTGGTCAATGTCGCTCGATTGGCTCCAGCCAAGGATCATGAGTTGCTGCTGCAAGCCTATGCGGCGAGTGGTCTGGAGCTGCCGATGGTGGTTGTCGGAGACGGCCAGCAGTTGAACTGCCTCCAGCAACTGGCTGTTTCGCTGGGTATCGAGGACAGGGTGGTGTTTGCTGGCTCACAGCAGAACCCGTACCCATGGATGCGCAATGCTCGTCTGTTCGTACTGAGTTCGCGCTTTGAGGGCATGGGAATCGTGCTGTTCGAAGCCCTTGCGTGTGACACACCGGTGCTTTCCGTTGATTGCCCGGGAGGGGTACGTCAAATCCTCAAGGGCGAGCTGGAGTCATCGATTGTCGAGCGTGAAGTCGAGGCGCTGGCGGCGGGTATGCGCCAGGCCGTGCAGGGGCCCAAACCCAGGGTTCGTGAAGAATGGCTGGAGGACTTTCTACCTCCGCGTATCGTCAGTGCATTTCTGGCATCATGA
- a CDS encoding glycosyltransferase, with product MKDQRRFLLVLRRMDVGGIEQATQTMAEALANAGHEVHVLVLKGTSQRQLASNVHVHHCDVDRTSRRRWGLLLHLADRLFLSPLIKGSGIVWRGKRCSAAFRNIVAQLEVEHGRFDMILMRGQGAFENLWAYNDPRTWRVVEAITGRFANTWRGRWLTRVLYQGKQVISVSHGVEQSLNEYLEERGVQLAAHEVIYNAVPIHKLQQLADHTVSAATTRPYLVHVGRLVPVKNQARLLRAFHLAIHQGLEHDLVIIGDGSERKALESLSQQLALENRVHFLGHQANPYPWVNQADALVLSSDFEGLGVVLIEALALGTPCIACDVPGGVSEVLIEEQRRLLCAPDDQALADAMLDATRYPLAVNPQWLSRFTEERVVQQLLEITA from the coding sequence ATGAAGGATCAGCGACGTTTTCTGTTGGTGTTGCGCCGCATGGATGTCGGCGGTATCGAGCAAGCAACCCAGACAATGGCCGAGGCGCTGGCAAATGCCGGGCACGAGGTGCATGTACTGGTGCTGAAGGGAACCTCGCAACGTCAACTGGCCAGCAACGTACATGTCCACCACTGCGATGTTGACCGCACCAGCCGACGTCGCTGGGGCCTGTTGCTGCACCTGGCAGACCGCCTTTTTCTCAGCCCCTTGATCAAGGGTTCCGGCATTGTCTGGCGAGGCAAGCGCTGTAGTGCGGCCTTCAGGAATATCGTCGCGCAGCTGGAAGTGGAACATGGTCGTTTCGACATGATCCTGATGCGTGGCCAGGGTGCCTTCGAGAATCTGTGGGCATACAACGATCCACGCACCTGGCGTGTGGTTGAGGCCATTACCGGTCGCTTTGCCAACACATGGCGCGGTCGCTGGCTGACCCGCGTGCTGTATCAAGGCAAACAGGTGATCAGTGTCTCGCACGGCGTCGAACAGTCACTGAATGAGTATCTTGAAGAGCGTGGGGTACAGCTGGCGGCGCACGAGGTCATCTACAACGCCGTACCCATCCACAAGCTCCAGCAGTTGGCTGACCATACGGTAAGCGCAGCGACGACTCGCCCCTATCTGGTGCATGTCGGTCGCCTGGTGCCGGTCAAGAACCAGGCCCGCCTGCTGCGGGCCTTCCATCTCGCCATCCATCAAGGCCTGGAGCATGACTTGGTGATCATTGGCGATGGTTCCGAACGCAAGGCACTGGAATCCCTGAGCCAGCAACTGGCGTTGGAGAATCGCGTACACTTTCTCGGCCATCAGGCCAATCCCTACCCCTGGGTCAATCAGGCCGACGCGTTGGTGCTCAGTTCAGACTTCGAAGGACTGGGTGTGGTGTTGATCGAAGCGCTGGCACTGGGAACCCCCTGCATTGCCTGCGATGTGCCCGGCGGCGTCAGTGAGGTTCTGATCGAAGAGCAGCGCCGTCTGCTTTGCGCTCCCGATGACCAGGCGCTGGCGGATGCCATGCTGGACGCCACCCGCTACCCACTGGCGGTCAACCCACAGTGGTTGAGTCGCTTCACCGAAGAACGAGTGGTACAGCAGTTGCTTGAGATCACCGCCTGA
- a CDS encoding PIG-L family deacetylase — translation MPRHTDHRLPLEADLACPVRITPDGHLVIEDATYTRLINELPDLPGMTWMLQLNYRSTSRFKQPRITTFADGKERFTQYFEVNEAGERLLNLTGPFHPHSSRLEARHCSIGPQATLLGFTQPALDDGPLLIIAPHPDDAELAAFSLYQQYARDSWILTLTAGETLKRLDRQYLPGLDADTNQGSQRKGLIRAWNSATTPLLAGVPQQQLIMLGYYNDTLGRMLDSPDQAIPSLGGPDVAIAPFRQWNKAPLPSNKQRQQQNDITNCGQNLLQDMVATLDLIGPTTIVITHPDIDPHKDHRAAAAWLGKALQHSREQPKRILMYANHLKGCRDFPRGPAYAAAGIWPTTAQPHAELSTRLFSRYLPAETIRQKAVAMDTMHDLRGKARMEKSIKRKLSARLRDLPASAATPLGEHDYFTTHLKAHENFTAASAEAFVAHVEALQA, via the coding sequence ATGCCCCGACACACCGACCATCGTTTACCACTGGAGGCAGACCTCGCTTGCCCAGTGCGCATCACTCCCGACGGCCACCTCGTAATCGAGGATGCGACCTACACCAGGCTCATCAATGAACTACCGGACCTTCCCGGAATGACCTGGATGCTGCAGCTGAACTACCGTTCGACCAGCCGCTTCAAACAGCCGAGGATCACGACCTTCGCCGACGGCAAGGAACGCTTCACGCAGTACTTCGAAGTCAACGAGGCCGGTGAACGACTGCTCAATCTTACAGGCCCCTTTCACCCGCACAGCTCTCGCCTGGAGGCCCGGCATTGCAGTATTGGCCCACAGGCAACCCTGCTGGGATTCACACAACCGGCACTGGACGATGGCCCACTGCTGATCATCGCTCCCCACCCGGATGACGCCGAGCTTGCCGCTTTCAGCCTGTATCAGCAGTACGCCCGTGATAGCTGGATCCTGACACTGACCGCAGGCGAAACCCTCAAACGCCTGGACCGTCAGTATCTACCCGGCCTCGATGCCGACACCAACCAGGGCAGCCAGCGCAAGGGACTGATTCGTGCCTGGAACAGCGCCACAACACCGCTGTTGGCTGGCGTACCCCAACAGCAACTGATCATGCTCGGGTATTACAACGACACCCTCGGCCGCATGCTGGATTCGCCTGATCAAGCGATTCCCTCGCTCGGTGGGCCAGACGTGGCCATCGCGCCCTTCCGCCAGTGGAACAAGGCACCACTGCCCAGCAATAAGCAGCGACAACAGCAGAACGACATCACCAACTGCGGCCAGAATCTACTTCAGGACATGGTGGCAACACTGGACCTTATCGGCCCCACCACCATCGTCATCACCCACCCCGATATCGATCCACACAAGGATCATCGCGCTGCAGCCGCCTGGCTGGGAAAAGCGCTGCAACACAGCCGAGAGCAGCCAAAGCGAATCCTGATGTATGCCAACCACCTCAAGGGCTGCCGTGATTTTCCCCGTGGGCCAGCCTATGCTGCCGCCGGTATCTGGCCGACCACCGCCCAACCGCATGCTGAGTTGTCAACGCGGTTGTTTAGCCGTTACCTCCCCGCAGAGACCATTCGCCAGAAAGCCGTGGCCATGGACACCATGCATGATCTGAGAGGCAAGGCACGCATGGAAAAGTCGATCAAGCGCAAACTCTCGGCCCGCCTTCGAGATCTGCCCGCCTCAGCGGCCACACCACTCGGCGAGCATGACTACTTCACCACCCACCTCAAGGCACATGAAAACTTCACCGCAGCGTCGGCTGAAGCCTTCGTCGCTCATGTTGAGGCTTTGCAAGCCTGA
- a CDS encoding heparinase II/III family protein translates to MNIIIIYDAVAAGNDMKILGIGFFSGCLACSFFLPVYGEDVEGEEFSPDQSYESRIAVSDIYLNQQQDYEDVLSVGFKPRADVQPWPFEVPVNWSADPFDDANWKFQLHAWRGVDPVIKKYLDSGEVKYFNEAMSFVRDWYEFHEENGPSEYTWYDMSVGIRAMRISFLLDEVYEGKVVESVNDVDILYDLAERHVRYLTEEENINKGNHGFFQVFGLRMLCTVIEGEVCEGERQYSEEMLEEILERAYTEEGVHKEHSPSYHAFTLRVLRNFNVDAVMGQGVLDVIQKAEEITPWLAWPTGRFVEAGDSAGTTDTLVAAPEITCLERHKCFAVGDFTDSGYAVIRSDPGADNQNSMLFFTGMSYSRVHKHVDELSFSLFENGEMLFIDSGKYGYGDDDWRDYVVSASAHNTISLADEDVGLEYIGYNGSYLSEVLVSEEGFHMVGEVERRGLFFQSREITYLPGENLVVRDVLSSEGKRIYVSSLHLAAGLEPVIREDGFDVVLSDGSLVQAHLEEKDCLVESVRGQLDPIIGWVSVGYKKMEPASVVRAVCSGDNRSITWNVQL, encoded by the coding sequence TTGAATATAATTATTATTTATGATGCAGTTGCAGCGGGGAATGATATGAAAATATTAGGTATTGGGTTTTTTTCTGGGTGCCTGGCATGTTCTTTTTTTCTTCCTGTTTATGGAGAGGATGTTGAAGGTGAAGAGTTTTCCCCAGACCAGAGCTATGAGTCAAGAATAGCTGTTTCGGATATTTATTTAAATCAACAGCAAGATTATGAAGATGTTTTGAGTGTCGGGTTTAAACCCCGTGCGGATGTTCAGCCGTGGCCTTTCGAAGTGCCTGTTAACTGGTCCGCTGATCCATTTGACGATGCAAATTGGAAATTTCAACTTCATGCATGGCGAGGTGTGGACCCAGTAATAAAAAAATATCTGGATTCCGGTGAGGTTAAATATTTTAATGAAGCTATGTCGTTTGTTCGCGACTGGTATGAGTTTCATGAGGAAAATGGACCATCGGAATATACATGGTATGATATGTCTGTGGGGATTCGTGCCATGAGAATTTCTTTCTTACTGGATGAAGTATATGAAGGGAAAGTTGTTGAGAGTGTCAATGATGTAGACATTCTTTATGACCTTGCAGAGAGACATGTTCGGTACTTAACTGAAGAAGAGAATATTAACAAAGGGAATCATGGTTTTTTTCAGGTTTTTGGATTGAGAATGCTGTGCACTGTAATCGAAGGAGAGGTGTGTGAGGGTGAAAGACAGTATTCAGAAGAGATGTTGGAGGAAATATTAGAAAGAGCCTATACCGAAGAAGGTGTTCATAAAGAGCATTCGCCATCTTATCATGCGTTTACTTTGAGGGTTTTGAGAAATTTTAATGTAGATGCTGTAATGGGCCAGGGTGTTTTGGATGTTATTCAGAAAGCGGAAGAAATTACTCCTTGGCTTGCATGGCCCACTGGACGATTTGTTGAAGCTGGAGATAGTGCGGGCACGACTGATACGTTGGTAGCAGCGCCTGAGATTACATGCCTAGAGAGGCATAAGTGTTTTGCTGTAGGGGACTTTACAGATTCTGGTTATGCAGTTATTCGTTCCGACCCAGGGGCCGACAATCAAAACTCTATGCTGTTTTTTACTGGGATGTCATACTCGAGAGTGCATAAGCATGTTGATGAGTTGAGTTTTTCTCTATTTGAGAATGGAGAGATGCTATTTATTGATTCAGGAAAGTATGGCTATGGGGATGATGACTGGAGAGATTATGTGGTGAGCGCTTCGGCTCATAATACAATTAGCTTGGCTGATGAGGATGTGGGTCTTGAGTATATTGGATATAATGGATCATATTTGAGTGAGGTTTTAGTTTCAGAAGAAGGCTTTCATATGGTGGGAGAGGTTGAACGGCGGGGGCTGTTTTTTCAGAGTAGAGAAATTACTTATCTGCCGGGCGAAAATCTTGTGGTTAGAGATGTTCTTTCTTCGGAGGGGAAGAGGATTTATGTGAGCAGTCTACATCTTGCGGCTGGTTTGGAACCGGTTATCAGGGAGGACGGTTTTGATGTGGTGCTATCCGATGGTAGTCTTGTTCAGGCTCATCTCGAAGAGAAAGACTGTCTTGTAGAGAGTGTTCGAGGACAATTAGATCCTATTATAGGGTGGGTGAGTGTAGGCTACAAAAAGATGGAGCCTGCGTCCGTTGTTCGTGCCGTATGTTCTGGTGATAACCGATCAATAACTTGGAACGTACAGCTGTAG
- a CDS encoding O-antigen ligase family protein, with amino-acid sequence MMGQTEDPWHSPRVLWWVGFTSLMVYGSLRLLWPQVGELGGTLMGVLGLGCVLACGTHLRSSGALWLLLGAIVVQSISWTLGYWHHPEWMPDHPKLDRMAKWFLFIGVAWWLGGSTRATLILWGLALSGLLVTCLVTGGGVDQWLVGLHGERVDFELQNAQHTAMFFGSGLLGVLAFSRRLLASGRWAMVRRIGWFIALMMCLTGVVITQTRAIWLALALILPIMAVVALLWNYSRQHRRQAARLSAVALVGALVVVVLAGLEFHGVVERRLGDENKIIAELMQGNIDAVPYQSSIGNRVHTWIAAAQWIEERPLVGWGENGRSLAVEETEWLPEYTREHYGHLHNTFLEVFVSYGLMGVVLVATLAWWIGRSTWRAWRKGVMPGDMVLFGAVFFIYWIIINQFEAYLSFWSGVYVHNIIVGGLITHYWRVIARQPDPGSET; translated from the coding sequence ATGATGGGACAGACTGAAGACCCATGGCACTCTCCCAGAGTGCTCTGGTGGGTCGGTTTCACGAGTCTCATGGTGTATGGCTCATTGCGTCTGCTCTGGCCACAGGTAGGGGAGCTCGGCGGGACCTTGATGGGAGTTCTGGGGTTGGGCTGTGTGCTTGCCTGCGGGACGCATCTGCGCTCTTCCGGGGCCTTGTGGCTGTTGCTCGGGGCGATTGTTGTGCAGTCGATCTCCTGGACCCTCGGCTATTGGCATCATCCCGAGTGGATGCCCGATCATCCTAAACTCGATCGCATGGCCAAGTGGTTCCTGTTCATCGGTGTGGCCTGGTGGCTTGGTGGTAGTACGCGTGCAACTCTCATTCTCTGGGGGTTGGCATTGTCGGGGCTGCTGGTGACTTGTCTGGTTACGGGAGGCGGGGTTGATCAGTGGCTAGTGGGATTGCATGGGGAACGTGTCGATTTCGAGCTGCAGAACGCTCAACACACGGCGATGTTCTTCGGCTCAGGTCTTCTCGGGGTATTGGCGTTCTCCCGGCGTCTGCTGGCATCAGGCCGCTGGGCGATGGTTCGGCGCATTGGCTGGTTTATTGCCCTTATGATGTGTCTGACAGGGGTGGTCATCACTCAGACAAGGGCTATCTGGTTGGCATTGGCGCTGATACTGCCGATCATGGCAGTGGTGGCACTGCTGTGGAACTACTCCCGTCAGCATAGAAGGCAGGCAGCACGGTTATCCGCAGTAGCTCTGGTGGGTGCGCTGGTTGTGGTAGTGCTGGCGGGGCTGGAGTTTCATGGGGTTGTCGAGCGACGGCTGGGGGATGAGAACAAGATCATTGCCGAGTTGATGCAAGGCAATATCGATGCGGTGCCCTACCAGAGCAGTATCGGTAATCGTGTCCACACCTGGATTGCCGCAGCCCAGTGGATCGAGGAGCGTCCTCTGGTGGGGTGGGGCGAGAATGGGCGCAGCCTGGCCGTCGAAGAGACGGAGTGGCTACCGGAGTACACGCGAGAGCACTATGGACACCTGCACAATACCTTTCTCGAGGTCTTTGTCTCGTATGGCCTGATGGGTGTGGTGTTGGTGGCAACCCTGGCCTGGTGGATCGGACGCAGCACCTGGCGGGCGTGGCGGAAAGGTGTCATGCCCGGCGATATGGTCCTGTTCGGCGCGGTGTTCTTTATCTACTGGATCATCATCAACCAGTTTGAGGCCTACCTTTCCTTCTGGAGTGGGGTGTATGTGCACAACATCATTGTTGGTGGTCTGATCACTCATTATTGGCGAGTGATTGCCAGGCAGCCTGATCCTGGCTCTGAGACTTGA
- a CDS encoding exopolysaccharide biosynthesis polyprenyl glycosylphosphotransferase, with translation MSLDYERRHSRWYEKILLGLTFQLVVGLPLVVGLPSLERWGWEFWHYLPDVRTNTIYALTGAFIATVLTLRRMARFPGSQVAAYIAPTVSVMFLLAVAVLFFTREEYTRQVLFAGYCVSLLWCFVGYFVGRRYRCLKLAIVPFGDARKLRGTTQVDLRWLERPDLEGVRVDGVVADLRADDLPAEWEKFLATCTLCRIPVYHIKQIHESISGRVRVDRLSENEFGSLMPSSMYAGCKLGIDVVAAVLFLPVLLPVLAVVAVLIKLDSRGPVLFLQPRMGYRARPFKMYKFRSMYHEPGGEDFTLPDDDPRITRVGRFIRKYRIDELPQIFNVLRGEMSFIGPRPESVALSEKYEQDVPFFSYRHVVRPGISGWAQVEQGYAAEAEGMGKKLQYDFYYIKHFSLWIDVLIAFKTLKTIFTGFGAR, from the coding sequence GTGAGTCTCGATTATGAGCGCCGTCATTCTCGGTGGTATGAAAAGATCCTGCTGGGCCTGACATTCCAGTTGGTGGTGGGGTTGCCGCTGGTGGTAGGGCTACCGTCTCTTGAGCGCTGGGGGTGGGAGTTCTGGCACTACCTACCGGATGTGCGCACCAATACCATCTATGCCCTTACCGGTGCCTTCATTGCGACCGTGCTGACACTCCGGCGTATGGCACGGTTTCCTGGTTCTCAGGTGGCTGCCTATATAGCTCCGACTGTCTCCGTGATGTTTCTTCTTGCGGTGGCGGTGCTCTTTTTCACACGTGAGGAATATACGCGCCAGGTGCTGTTCGCGGGCTATTGCGTTTCGTTGCTCTGGTGCTTTGTAGGCTATTTTGTTGGGCGACGTTATCGCTGCTTGAAGTTGGCGATTGTGCCCTTTGGTGACGCCAGAAAGTTGCGTGGAACCACGCAGGTCGACTTGCGCTGGCTCGAGAGGCCTGACCTTGAGGGCGTGCGAGTTGACGGTGTCGTCGCCGATTTGCGGGCCGATGACCTGCCTGCTGAGTGGGAAAAGTTTCTTGCTACCTGCACCCTGTGCCGTATCCCCGTTTACCATATCAAGCAGATCCACGAATCGATCAGTGGACGGGTGAGGGTCGATCGGTTATCCGAGAACGAGTTCGGTAGTTTGATGCCTTCATCGATGTATGCGGGTTGCAAACTAGGTATTGATGTCGTTGCCGCGGTGCTGTTCCTGCCGGTTCTGCTGCCAGTGCTGGCGGTTGTCGCAGTGCTTATCAAGTTGGATAGCCGAGGCCCGGTACTCTTTCTTCAGCCGCGCATGGGGTATCGGGCGCGGCCCTTCAAGATGTACAAGTTTCGTAGCATGTATCACGAGCCTGGCGGTGAGGATTTTACGCTCCCCGACGATGACCCTCGGATCACCAGGGTGGGGCGGTTCATTCGCAAATACAGAATCGATGAGCTTCCCCAGATATTCAATGTGCTTCGTGGTGAGATGAGCTTTATCGGCCCCAGGCCGGAGTCCGTGGCACTGTCGGAAAAGTATGAGCAGGATGTACCCTTCTTCAGCTATCGCCATGTGGTGCGTCCGGGTATCTCCGGCTGGGCACAGGTGGAGCAGGGCTATGCGGCGGAAGCCGAGGGGATGGGCAAGAAACTGCAGTATGACTTTTACTACATCAAGCACTTTTCGCTCTGGATCGATGTGTTGATTGCCTTCAAGACATTGAAGACCATCTTTACCGGCTTTGGTGCAAGGTAG
- a CDS encoding glycosyltransferase family 4 protein, with translation MRHYLNILLLSFYYPPDLSACSFRTQALLKAMLPRLPDDARIDVITTLPNRYASFSAAAPETEHGPQLSVYRVALPSHQSGMLDQARAFISYARAVNRLVKEQQYDLVVATSSRLMTATLGACIARRQSAALYLDIRDIFVENLRYVLPKGMRRLGSAVFSPIERWTLGQADKINLVSPGFAGYFEARYPSRRFSWFTNGVDELFASSSDMGAGFKVSGSEATGNEVLGNEAPGNEVPVSEVSGDKESGHEDRLRVVYAGNIGTGQGLDRILPELAERTAERLEFMVIGDGGGKEALREALQARRISNVQLLDPLCRDALMDEYRSADILFLHLNDMPAFLRVLPSKLFEYAATGKPIWAGLAGYAAGFVSQEIDNAVVFPPCDAVSAVQVLEQLELRPCKRDDFVACYHRARLMADMAEDILDTHRDG, from the coding sequence GTGAGGCATTATTTGAACATCCTGTTGTTGAGTTTCTATTACCCCCCGGACCTGAGCGCGTGCTCGTTCCGTACCCAGGCGCTGCTCAAGGCCATGTTGCCCAGGCTGCCGGATGATGCACGAATTGATGTCATTACGACCCTGCCCAATCGTTACGCTTCGTTCTCTGCTGCTGCGCCGGAAACCGAGCACGGTCCGCAGCTGAGTGTATATCGCGTAGCGCTGCCTTCTCACCAGAGCGGTATGCTGGATCAGGCCCGCGCGTTCATTAGCTACGCTCGGGCCGTCAATAGGTTGGTGAAGGAGCAGCAGTATGATCTTGTGGTGGCCACGTCCTCCCGTTTGATGACGGCCACGCTTGGCGCCTGTATCGCCCGTCGCCAGTCGGCGGCCCTGTATCTGGATATCCGCGATATCTTCGTCGAGAACCTTCGCTACGTCCTGCCGAAAGGAATGCGCAGGCTGGGGAGCGCAGTATTCAGCCCCATCGAGCGTTGGACGCTGGGCCAGGCAGACAAGATCAACCTGGTGTCTCCCGGTTTTGCTGGCTACTTCGAGGCGCGATATCCGTCGCGGCGCTTTTCCTGGTTTACCAACGGCGTGGACGAGCTGTTTGCTTCCAGTAGTGATATGGGAGCCGGCTTTAAGGTATCTGGTAGTGAAGCGACCGGTAATGAAGTGCTTGGCAATGAAGCACCTGGCAATGAAGTACCTGTCAGCGAAGTGTCAGGTGACAAGGAGTCAGGTCACGAGGATCGCCTACGCGTGGTCTACGCCGGGAATATCGGCACCGGCCAGGGGTTGGATCGCATCCTACCGGAGTTGGCTGAGCGTACTGCCGAACGCCTTGAGTTCATGGTGATTGGTGATGGCGGGGGCAAGGAGGCGTTGCGAGAGGCGTTGCAGGCAAGGCGTATCAGCAACGTTCAGTTACTGGACCCGCTGTGTCGTGATGCGTTGATGGACGAATATCGTTCTGCTGATATTCTCTTCCTGCACCTCAACGACATGCCGGCCTTCCTGCGCGTATTACCCTCCAAGCTGTTCGAGTACGCCGCCACAGGGAAGCCAATCTGGGCCGGGTTGGCGGGGTATGCCGCAGGCTTTGTGAGCCAGGAGATCGACAACGCAGTGGTGTTTCCGCCGTGTGATGCCGTATCTGCGGTCCAGGTTCTGGAGCAGCTGGAGCTGCGTCCCTGCAAGCGTGATGACTTTGTGGCGTGCTACCATAGGGCCCGACTTATGGCTGATATGGCGGAGGATATCCTGGATACGCATCGTGATGGTTAA
- a CDS encoding glycosyltransferase family 4 protein, translating into MIVWNDFLNDARVLKEAQTLQSAGHQVIVHALHAPGVTRQRERLESGVEVVRVARSPLSRMSQRKHTEGPVSRSAPQASSNSLYRQMMAIVGRSWAHLELTYQLVRSRPTVIHAHDVNVLPTAWLAAVLARVPLVYDAHEISTDREGYKSFRRVVGWVEKKLMPRAVGTITTTDARAKFFARAYGIPRPLVLQNRPRLTQVEQSTRIRDELKLDQPWPIILYQGGLQQGRGLPRLVEVAARVPSAYFVFIGGGRQEGELQRLAEQLALSERVRFIPTVALSELPYYTASADIGVQPIENTCLNHFTTDSNKLFEYVVAGLPVVASSLPEISKVVRRHDLGILTTPGNSESLAEALNTLVQDPALRKRYAQNAGIASQHLNWEEQEQALVKLYERVLAG; encoded by the coding sequence ATGATTGTATGGAACGACTTCCTTAACGACGCTCGGGTCTTGAAGGAAGCTCAGACGCTTCAGTCGGCAGGTCATCAAGTTATTGTGCATGCCTTGCATGCTCCGGGAGTCACTAGGCAGAGAGAGAGGTTGGAGTCGGGAGTAGAAGTTGTTCGAGTAGCTCGTAGCCCGCTATCGAGAATGAGCCAACGGAAACACACTGAAGGACCGGTCTCAAGGAGTGCGCCTCAAGCCAGCTCAAACAGCCTGTATCGTCAAATGATGGCTATTGTTGGTCGGAGCTGGGCTCACCTTGAGCTGACTTACCAACTGGTTCGCTCTCGCCCCACGGTGATTCATGCCCATGACGTTAACGTGTTGCCGACCGCTTGGTTGGCTGCGGTGTTGGCTCGTGTGCCGCTTGTCTATGATGCCCATGAAATCAGCACCGATCGTGAAGGCTACAAGAGCTTTCGTCGCGTTGTGGGCTGGGTGGAAAAGAAACTGATGCCGCGTGCCGTAGGTACGATCACCACCACCGATGCGCGGGCCAAGTTCTTCGCTCGGGCATACGGCATACCGCGGCCGTTGGTGCTGCAAAATCGTCCCAGGCTGACACAAGTCGAGCAGTCCACCAGAATTCGCGATGAGCTAAAGCTTGATCAGCCCTGGCCGATAATCCTGTATCAGGGCGGTTTGCAGCAGGGCAGAGGGTTGCCTCGTCTCGTGGAGGTCGCCGCCAGAGTACCCAGCGCCTACTTCGTTTTCATTGGCGGAGGCCGCCAGGAGGGGGAGTTGCAGCGCCTCGCCGAGCAGCTTGCTCTCTCCGAGCGAGTGCGCTTCATTCCTACGGTGGCGTTGAGCGAGTTGCCGTATTACACCGCCTCGGCGGATATCGGTGTTCAGCCGATCGAGAATACCTGTCTCAATCATTTCACGACGGACTCGAACAAGCTGTTTGAGTATGTCGTGGCGGGGTTGCCGGTGGTGGCGTCTAGCCTGCCGGAAATCAGCAAGGTCGTGCGCAGGCACGATCTGGGTATACTCACCACGCCCGGTAACAGCGAATCGCTGGCCGAGGCACTGAATACCCTGGTTCAGGATCCAGCGTTACGGAAGCGCTATGCACAAAACGCTGGTATCGCCTCCCAGCACCTCAATTGGGAGGAGCAGGAGCAGGCATTGGTCAAGCTCTACGAGAGGGTATTGGCAGGTTAA